Below is a window of Streptobacillus canis DNA.
GGGGTAAATGCAAAATCTACAGTTGAAAATGCTATTTCAATAGGATATAATACTATTAATAATATTGAAAATTCTTTAGCTTTAGGCTCAAATACAACAACTAGAGAGAAACAAAATGTTAATACTGCAATTGTTGGTGAATTAACTTATAGTGGATTTGCTGGAAATACCCCTATATCTGTTGTATCAGTTGGTAATGAAATAGAAAAACGTCAAATAATAAATGTAGCTTCTGGTCAAATTACAAAGACATCAACAGATGCGATTAATGGTTCTCAACTACATGCAACAAATAATACTTTAAGTAATTTAGCAAAGTCTACTAAGAATATTTTAGGTGGTAATGCTATAATTGTTCCAAATGGAGATGAAACGGGAAATATTACTATGAATAATATAGGTAATACAGGTAAGGCAACAGTTCATGAAGCTTTAATGGTAGTTAAAACAGAAGTAAAAGCAAAAGAAAACAGTGGAATAACAGTAGAAAAAACAGAAGATGGAACAGATGGACATCCAATATATACAGTAGGAGTAGAAGTTGATAATACTACAATAACTGTAGCAGATGGTAAATTAAAAGCAATTATTCCAGAAGTTGCACCAGGAACATTAACAACAAATGTAACAGGTGGAAATAATGAAGTAATTGCAGCAGAACCAAATAAATTAGCAACAACAGGAGATGTAGCAACAGTAGTAAATAAAGTTGGAAACAACACAATAAAATTAGGTGGAGATAATAATAGTGAAACGGATACACAAAACCTAAATAAAGATGGTGGACTTAAATTTAATGTTAAAGGAACAGAAAACTTTGTTACAACAACAGCAGCAGGGGAAGATATTACTATAGATGTGGCACAAGATGTAAAAGATAAATTAGCATCAATAGAAAATAAAGCAAATAAAACATTAGATAATATAACACATGAAGGAGAAACAGTAATTAAGAATTTATCTGCATGGAATTTAACAGCAAATGGTGCAGATAGTAGTAAGATATCAGGTGGAGATAAAGTAGATATAGCAAATGGAGATAATATCTTAGTTACAAAAGAAAATAATAAGATAACAGTAACAACTAAGAAAGATGTGACATTTGATAATGTAACAACAACTAAATTTACTGCAGGACCATTAACTGTTGATAATGAAGTAATAAATGCTGGAAACACAGCAATAAAAGGAGTAGCTAAAGGAACAGATGGAACAGATGCAGTAAATGTAGATCAATTAAATGAAGCAATAGCTAATGTAACAAATAATGCTACAAACCAAGGCTTCAATGTAACATCAGGAAAAGATGGAAATGGAGTAGTAGAAGGCGAAGCTGTAGAGAAAGTATCAAATGGAAATACAGTAACATTTAAATCAGGAGATAACTTAAAATTAGTACAAGCAGGAAAAGACTTTACATATTCATTAAGTAAAAACTTAGAAGGTTTAGAAAGTGTATCAATAGGTGAACAAGGAAATGAAGCAATAAAATTAACAGGAACTAATGGAGTAGGTACAATAGGATTAAATGGAGCAGATGGTAAATCGGCAGATATTAAAGTTGTGGATGGAGCATTAGGAGTAAATGGAGCAGATGGAGATACAATGACACGTGTTGAGTATACAGATGCTACAGGGACACCACATAGTATAGCTACATTAGAAGATGGGTTAAAATTTGCAGGAGATAATGGAGATACAGAAGATAATGTTATAAAGAAAGCATTAAATGAAAAATTAGAAATCGTTGGAGGAGCAGACAAGGCTAAATTATCAGATGGAAACATTGGGGTAAACTCTAAAGATGGTAAACTAGAAGTTAAGTTATCAAAAGAAATAAAAGGGATTACATCATTAGGTGGAGAAGAAGGGAAACCAAGATTTGAATTTGGAGATACAATAAATGTATCAGGAGATTTAAATATGGGAGGAAATAGAATAACAAATGTAGCTTCACCAGTTGATAAAGGAGATGTAGCAAATAAAGAGTATGTTGATTTAGGAAGAACAAAAGTAACATCAAATGATGGAAGTGTTAAGATAACACCTACAACAAGTGAAAATGGAACAACATATGATATATCAGTTGAAGGAGATTCTAGGGTAACTGCAGCAAATTCAGGAGTAGCTTCAGCAGTAGCAATGGCTAACTTACCACAAGTAAGTAACACAGCAGGACATAGACATAATATAGCAGGAGCATATGGATATTATAATGGAGAACATGCATTTGCATTAGGATTATCAGGTTTAAATGAAACAGGTAACTTAGTATATAAGGCAAGTGGGTCATTAAATACTAAAGGACATGTAGCATTA
It encodes the following:
- a CDS encoding YadA-like family protein — protein: MQIKIKELKRYIKRKISIDKKVIKVFLITGLLMIGSSFSFSAIDPVTQKEGNSTYIGGFTKTGNNPEYSVIIDGNTKVTEGRLENSIIIKGTFESNGDHTRSKNIIIGEGSLIKGGSDGLVIGGSIYTNSLAGYQKNNMALGNNAKVGYEGKIINQGIAIGGGDRNQGHEDKDVRTINSSAYKGGAWARGDQSIAIGGNTVAYGDSSIVIGGDDLKNAADARVTYTNNNGQAVEGTLDSAFTHLSGGNLRKNEYISSRSNTLGVSIGVKAKAGELGLAIGTASEADKVNAMAMGSGSRALLDNAVAIGGGSQAGGENKDGTKQTKLKVNIDTNPIGINFSWKGGENTLAGDIVSFGKVGFERQLKNVAPGEVSENSTDAINGSQLFSITKALVDKINNTYFHINYNNQDQPEGNENTNKGTIDSKGGATGKHSISAGVNAKSTVENAISIGYNTINNIENSLALGSNTTTREKQNVNTAIVGELTYSGFAGNTPISVVSVGNEIEKRQIINVASGQITKTSTDAINGSQLHATNNTLSNLAKSTKNILGGNAIIVPNGDETGNITMNNIGNTGKATVHEALMVVKTEVKAKENSGITVEKTEDGTDGHPIYTVGVEVDNTTITVADGKLKAIIPEVAPGTLTTNVTGGNNEVIAAEPNKLATTGDVATVVNKVGNNTIKLGGDNNSETDTQNLNKDGGLKFNVKGTENFVTTTAAGEDITIDVAQDVKDKLASIENKANKTLDNITHEGETVIKNLSAWNLTANGADSSKISGGDKVDIANGDNILVTKENNKITVTTKKDVTFDNVTTTKFTAGPLTVDNEVINAGNTAIKGVAKGTDGTDAVNVDQLNEAIANVTNNATNQGFNVTSGKDGNGVVEGEAVEKVSNGNTVTFKSGDNLKLVQAGKDFTYSLSKNLEGLESVSIGEQGNEAIKLTGTNGVGTIGLNGADGKSADIKVVDGALGVNGADGDTMTRVEYTDATGTPHSIATLEDGLKFAGDNGDTEDNVIKKALNEKLEIVGGADKAKLSDGNIGVNSKDGKLEVKLSKEIKGITSLGGEEGKPRFEFGDTINVSGDLNMGGNRITNVASPVDKGDVANKEYVDLGRTKVTSNDGSVKITPTTSENGTTYDISVEGDSRVTAANSGVASAVAMANLPQVSNTAGHRHNIAGAYGYYNGEHAFALGLSGLNETGNLVYKASGSLNTKGHVALGAGLGYQFDKLESRRKDMLTLQRNGNINLLDEKVYELDNSVKELREQLNQLEKLVKELINK